The following are encoded together in the Strongyloides ratti genome assembly S_ratti_ED321, chromosome : 2 genome:
- a CDS encoding AP-2 complex subunit alpha-1 → MPAVKGDGMRGLAVFISDIRNCKSKEAELKRINKELANIRSKFKGDKTLDGYQKKKYVCKLLFIFLLGHDIDFGYMEAVNLLSSNKYTEKQIGYLFISVMINLQSDLMKLIIQSIKNDVGSRNPVHVNLALQCISNVGARDMAESFSVDLAKLLVSGETIDFVKQSAALCLLKLYRTNSDVVPPNEYASRIVHLLNDSHLGVVTSACSLIDALSRKYPDDYKGCVSLAISRLSRIITSTYTDLQDYTYYFVPAPWLCVKLLRLLQNYPPPEDPTNKTKLTECLDGILNKAQDAPKSKKVQHSNAKNAVLFEAISLIIHLDNEPHLLVRACNQLGTFLAHRETNLRYLALESMCLLATSEFSHEAVKKHQSTIIQALKTERDVSVRQRAVDLLYAMCDKSNNCEIVGEMLSYLENADYSIREEMVLKIAILSEKYASDYTWYVDVILKLITIAGDYVSEDVWYRVIQIITNREDVQGYAAKTCFEALQRPACHENLVKVGGYILGEFGNLIAGDARSEPLIQFQLLHSKYHYCSIATRSLLLTSYIKFCNLFPEIKSEVQKIFQSDHNLRNPDAELQQRAIEYLKLSLVASNDVLATVLEEMPPYPEKESNLLGKLKRCKPQLEEMEAGSGERKSRPSAIMSSTSFTPTPDHIGNQSSGNIVDINQDGLSDTGVNIKNELMNVLGTSFNSDPQLESDNKEECAKFVLKNNGVLYEDAIIQVGVKLETKSNLARLGMFYGNKTGHDFINFASSITTSKVLEDQLMVQEKPVDSTIAAGTQVQQLINFVCLNDFSLQPVININFTYTQIDGNVEQFFKKLSLPIFINKFSEPTDMNSEQFFARWKQLNQPSQESQKIFVAKCPMDKATIEQKLSLFGCKILVNVDPNPDNFVAAGIIETQNFKAGTLIRLEPSKQTKRYRLTVRSSRQTVGKIICDLLSDQF, encoded by the exons ATGCCAGCCGTCAAGGGAGACGGAATGCGTGGTTTGGCAGTTTTTATTTCAGACATTAGAAATTGTAAATCAAAAGAAGCtgaattaaaaagaattaataaagAACTTGCTAACATTAGATCAAAATTCAAgg GAGATAAAACGCTAGATGgatatcaaaaaaagaaatatgtttGTAAACTTCTTTTCATATTTCTTCTAGGTCACGACATCGATTTCGGATATATGGAAGCAGTCAATCTTCTttcttcaaataaatatactgAGAAGCAGATTggttatttatttatatctgTAATGATAAATCTTCAATCagatttaatgaaattaataatacaaaGTATCAAAAATGATGTCGGTTCGAGAAATCCTGTTCATGTTAATTTAGCTCTTCAATGTATATCAAATGTAGGAGCTAGGGATATGGCTGAATCTTTTAGTGTTGATCTTGCAAAACTTTTAGTTTCAGGTGAAACTATAGATTTTGTCAAGCAATCTGCCGCTTTGTGTCTTCTCAAATTGTATAGAACTAATAGTGATGTTGTTCCACCAAATGAATATGCCTCTAGAATCGTTCATCTTCTTAATGATTCTCATTTAGGTGTTGTTACTTCGGCTTGCTCACTTATTGATGCCTTATCCCGTAAATATCCAGATGATTACAAAGGTTGCGTTTCTCTGGCTATTTCGAGATTATCTAGAATCATCACTTCGACTTACACTGATCTTCAAGATTAtacttattattttgttcCCGCTCCATGGTTATGTGTTAAACTATTGAGACTTCTTCAAAATTATCCCCCACCTGAAGATCCaacaaataaaacaaaattaactGAATGCCTAGATGGGATTCTTAACAAAGCTCAAGATGCTCCAAAATCAAAGAAAGTTCAACATTCTAATGCAAAAAATGCCGTTCTTTTTGAAGCAATTTCACTTATTATACATCTTGACAATGAACCTCATTTACTTGTTCGAGCATGTAATCAACTAGGTACTTTCTTAGCACACCGTGAAACAAATCTACGTTATTTAGCTTTGGAATCAATGTGTCTCTTAGCAACTTCTGAATTTTCTCATGAAGCTGTAAAAAAACACCAATCTACAATAATTCAAGCATTGAAAACTGAAAGAGATGTTAGTGTCAGGCAAAGAGCTGTAGATCTTCTTTATGCTATGTGTGATAAATCTAACAATTGTGAAATTGTAGGTGAAATGTTGTCTTATTTAGAGAATGCTGATTACTCTATTAGAGAGGAAATGGTTCTTAAAATTGCTATACTTTCTGAAAAATATGCTTCTGATTACACTTGGTATGTTGATGTAATTCTTAAACTCATAACAATTGCTGGAGACTATGTTTCTGAAGATGTTTGGTATCGTGTGATACAAATTATTACTAATAGAGAAGATGTACAAGGGTACGCTGCAAAAACTTGTTTTGAAGCTTTACAAAGACCTGCTTGTCATGAGAATCTTGTTAAAGTCGGTGGATATATTCTTGGAGAATTTGGTAATCTTATTGCTGGAGATGCAAGATCTGAACCATTAATTCAATTTCAGTTGCTTCATTCtaaatatcattattgtAGTATTGCAACTAGAAGTTTATTACTAACatcatatattaaattttgtaacCTGTTTCCTGAAATCAAATCTGAAgttcaaaaaattttccaGAGTGATCATAATTTACGAAATCCAGATGCTGAGTTACAACAAAGAGCTATTGAATATTTGAAATTGTCTCTTGTGGCAAGCAATGATGTTTTGGCAACTGTTCTTGAAGAAATGCCACCATATCCTGAAAAAGAATCAAACTTGTTgggaaaattaaaaagatgtAAACCTCAACTTGAAGAGATGGAAGCTGGAAGTGGTGAAAGAAAATCACGTCCTTCTGCTATTATGAGTAGTACTTCATTTACTCCAACACCGGATCATATTGGAAATCAAAGTAGTGGTAATATTGTTGACATTAATCAGGATGGTCTTTCTGATACTGGagttaacattaaaaatgaacTTATGAATGTTCTAGGAACCTCTTTTAATAGTGATCCACAATTGGAATCTGATAATAAAGAAGAGTGTGccaaatttgttttaaaaaataatggtgTTCTTTATGAAGATGCTATTATACAGGTTGGTGTGAAACTTGAGACAAAGTCTAATCTTGCTAGATTGGGAATGTTTTACGGAAATAAGACTGGAcatgattttataaattttgcaTCTTCAATTACTACTTCAAAAGTTTTAGAAGATCAATTAATGGTTCAAGAAAAACCTGTAGATTCAACAATAGCTGCAGGAACTCAAGTtcaacaattaataaattttgtttgtCTCAATGATTTTTCATTGCAACCAGtcattaatattaactttACCTATACACAAATAGATGGTAATGTAGaacaatttttcaaaaaactTTCACTTccaatatttattaacaaatttagTGAACCAACTGATATGAATTCCGAGCAATTCTTTGCTAGATGGAAACAATTAAATCAACCATCTCAGGAAtctcaaaaaatttttgttgcTAAATGTCCAATGGATAAAGCAACAATTGAACAAAAATTGTCATTGTTTGGTTGCAAGATTTTAGTAAATGTTGATCCAAATCCTGATAATTTTGTTGCAGCTGGCATAATAGAAACTCAAAACTTTAAGGCTGGTACTTTAATAAGACTCGAGCCAAGCAAACAAACTAAAAGATACAGATTAACAGTTAGAAGTAGTCGACAAACTGTTGGAAAAATTATCTGTGATCTTCTAAGTGATCAATTCTAA